From a region of the Candidatus Brocadia sp. genome:
- a CDS encoding formylglycine-generating enzyme family protein has protein sequence MIRKSERGQDIPEGMVIVPEGQFFMGSTQQDIAKLLESDRNIEAERLENEVPQRTVSLNAYLIDKYPVTNAHYKLFVEAGGYTQKSLWSDAGWQYIVQAKPLENNELDAVFHGESDCPVVNISWYEAEAFAAWSGKRLPTEAEWEKAARGTDGRIYPWGNEFDKTRLNCAEAKIERPTPVTKYPQGQSVYGCFDMAGNVWEWTADWYDSQYYRHAPDKNPQGPGMAEENPYFGRPEEVGISIYDLKPSPAGRALSGCKVLRGGSWNGSGIVHIRCANRDYDEPTYKNDTISFRCAKSLD, from the coding sequence ATGATTCGAAAAAGCGAAAGAGGTCAGGATATTCCGGAAGGCATGGTCATTGTCCCGGAAGGGCAGTTTTTCATGGGCAGTACGCAACAGGATATTGCCAAATTGCTGGAATCCGACCGAAATATTGAAGCAGAACGGCTTGAAAATGAGGTTCCTCAGCGCACGGTTTCCTTGAACGCATACCTCATCGACAAATATCCCGTTACCAACGCACACTATAAATTATTCGTCGAGGCCGGCGGCTACACGCAAAAGAGTCTGTGGTCTGACGCCGGGTGGCAGTATATTGTTCAGGCAAAGCCGCTGGAAAATAACGAGCTGGATGCCGTCTTTCACGGTGAATCTGATTGTCCGGTCGTAAACATCTCGTGGTATGAGGCAGAGGCATTTGCAGCGTGGTCAGGGAAAAGGCTTCCTACTGAGGCAGAATGGGAAAAGGCCGCCCGTGGCACCGACGGCAGGATATATCCCTGGGGGAATGAGTTCGATAAAACACGGTTAAACTGCGCTGAGGCCAAGATTGAGAGGCCTACCCCCGTTACAAAATATCCGCAAGGACAAAGCGTATACGGATGTTTCGATATGGCTGGAAACGTGTGGGAATGGACGGCGGACTGGTACGACAGTCAATACTACCGTCACGCCCCCGACAAGAATCCGCAAGGACCAGGAATGGCAGAAGAAAACCCCTATTTTGGCAGGCCGGAAGAAGTAGGCATTTCTATTTATGACTTAAAACCTTCTCCGGCAGGCAGAGCCCTGAGCGGGTGCAAGGTGCTGCGCGGTGGTTCATGGAACGGATCAGGTATTGTTCACATACGCTGTGCAAACCGGGATTATGATGAACCTACGTACAAAAACGACACCATTAGCTTCCGTTGCGCCAAATCGTTGGATTAG
- a CDS encoding carbohydrate kinase family protein produces MNILVSGSLAYDRIMDFPGKFSDHILPDKTHMLNVCFMINGITENFGGTAGNIAYALSLMGETPTILATAGRDFEPYRNWLTQRNISTQYIKVIPDELTAGAYITTDQSDNQITAFNPGAMKHNASFQFNAVDARTTLAIIAPGNLGDMVDFSNTYKKKGIDYIFDPGQSLPAWTKDLLTELIHGSKIFICNDYELQLTQEKTSMTIDDILKKTKTLIVTKGEYGSVVMQRENDSVCSIDIPVAKTQQVTDPTGAGDAYRAGLIKGLVSSKKDIVHAAKIGAVCAAYCVEVYGPQNFHFTHDSFNERFASAFGEKAF; encoded by the coding sequence ATGAACATTCTTGTTTCCGGGTCATTGGCGTACGACAGGATCATGGACTTTCCGGGAAAGTTTTCTGACCACATCCTGCCGGATAAGACGCATATGCTGAACGTGTGCTTTATGATCAACGGGATAACCGAGAATTTTGGAGGCACAGCGGGCAATATTGCTTATGCCCTTTCCCTCATGGGTGAAACACCAACGATACTCGCCACCGCGGGACGTGATTTTGAACCGTACCGGAACTGGTTAACGCAGCGCAATATTTCCACACAGTATATTAAGGTCATTCCTGATGAACTAACGGCGGGAGCCTATATAACTACCGACCAGTCTGACAATCAAATAACGGCATTCAACCCGGGCGCAATGAAACACAATGCCAGCTTTCAGTTTAATGCAGTCGATGCCCGGACGACTCTTGCTATTATTGCGCCAGGGAATCTGGGTGATATGGTCGATTTCTCCAATACTTACAAAAAGAAAGGCATCGACTATATTTTCGATCCAGGACAGTCCCTGCCAGCATGGACAAAGGACTTGTTAACAGAGTTGATTCATGGGTCAAAAATATTTATCTGCAATGACTATGAACTGCAATTAACCCAGGAAAAAACTTCCATGACGATTGATGATATTCTGAAAAAGACAAAGACTCTCATCGTAACAAAAGGGGAATATGGCTCCGTCGTCATGCAAAGGGAAAACGACTCAGTATGCAGCATTGACATCCCGGTTGCTAAAACCCAGCAGGTAACCGATCCCACCGGCGCCGGCGATGCCTATCGGGCGGGGTTAATAAAGGGTCTCGTGTCATCAAAAAAGGATATCGTTCATGCAGCAAAGATCGGAGCCGTATGCGCCGCTTATTGCGTGGAGGTATATGGCCCCCAGAATTTCCATTTCACCCATGATTCGTTTAACGAACGCTTTGCTTCCGCGTTTGGAGAAAAGGCTTTTTAA
- a CDS encoding acyl-CoA thioesterase — MHNQTKIHEITTRVRYQETDQMGIVYYANFFVYFEMGRTEYLRNIGLPYAALEKEHIYFPVTEAHCRFRSPARYDDVLVIRTWISALKHATVEFHHTIIREGDNVLIAEGISKLACLNASRKPTPMPDKLKRLLE; from the coding sequence ATGCACAATCAAACGAAAATTCATGAGATTACAACACGCGTCCGCTACCAGGAGACCGATCAGATGGGCATTGTGTATTACGCCAATTTCTTCGTTTATTTTGAGATGGGGCGGACGGAATATCTGAGAAATATCGGTTTGCCATACGCCGCATTAGAAAAGGAACATATCTACTTTCCCGTTACCGAAGCGCACTGCCGATTTCGCTCCCCCGCCCGGTATGATGATGTTCTTGTTATCAGGACCTGGATTTCCGCGCTGAAACATGCCACCGTAGAATTTCATCATACGATAATCCGTGAGGGAGACAATGTCCTGATTGCGGAGGGTATTTCAAAGCTGGCATGTCTGAACGCAAGCCGTAAGCCGACCCCCATGCCGGACAAGCTGAAGAGGCTTTTGGAATAA
- the hflC gene encoding protease modulator HflC, which translates to MKKAAIIIALIVVASVIICLKASLYVVDVRQQAVITQFGRPVKTVTDPGLCVKTPFIQEVRYFDKRLLEWSGEPSDILTRDKENIGVGAWARWKISESLKFYTSLGTEERGMRVLDEVIESAVKNVVSSYTLKEVLRNSNRKLEYTTKELEEAEDIKKVQIIMGRDKISEEIKKMALRALEGRYGIELIDVRIKYINYVEAVIPKIYDRMRSERIRIANKYESEGRKEEAEILGSMKRELERIESEGYRTAEEIKGQADAEAVKIYAEAYEKAPEFYSFTKTLQTYETTFDKQTHLILTTDGDYFQYLKSFRQEGKRGQE; encoded by the coding sequence ATGAAAAAAGCAGCCATTATTATTGCCCTTATTGTCGTTGCTAGTGTGATTATCTGTCTGAAAGCGTCGCTCTATGTTGTGGATGTCAGACAGCAGGCAGTTATTACGCAGTTTGGGAGGCCCGTCAAGACCGTTACGGATCCCGGCCTTTGTGTGAAAACCCCCTTTATCCAGGAGGTCAGATATTTTGATAAAAGACTCCTGGAGTGGAGCGGAGAACCGAGCGACATCCTTACACGGGACAAGGAAAACATCGGGGTAGGGGCCTGGGCGCGATGGAAGATCTCAGAATCGCTGAAGTTCTATACCTCCCTGGGTACAGAAGAACGCGGGATGCGTGTGTTGGACGAAGTGATCGAATCGGCAGTAAAAAACGTAGTCAGTTCTTACACCTTAAAGGAGGTTCTCAGAAATTCGAACCGGAAGCTCGAATATACGACAAAGGAGCTGGAAGAGGCGGAGGATATTAAAAAGGTGCAGATTATCATGGGACGCGACAAAATCAGCGAAGAAATAAAGAAAATGGCTTTGCGTGCGCTGGAGGGTCGGTATGGAATTGAATTGATTGACGTCCGGATCAAGTATATCAATTACGTGGAGGCCGTTATCCCCAAGATATATGACCGAATGCGTTCCGAACGTATCCGTATTGCGAATAAGTATGAATCAGAGGGACGGAAGGAAGAGGCGGAGATTCTGGGTTCGATGAAGAGAGAACTGGAGCGTATCGAGTCGGAAGGATACCGGACGGCCGAGGAAATTAAAGGCCAGGCGGATGCCGAGGCGGTGAAGATCTACGCCGAGGCGTATGAAAAGGCGCCAGAATTTTATTCCTTTACCAAAACGCTGCAAACCTACGAAACAACGTTTGATAAACAGACGCATCTCATTTTGACGACGGATGGAGACTACTTCCAGTATTTAAAGAGTTTCCGTCAAGAAGGCAAGCGCGGACAGGAGTAG